One Tiliqua scincoides isolate rTilSci1 chromosome 9, rTilSci1.hap2, whole genome shotgun sequence DNA segment encodes these proteins:
- the LOC136660117 gene encoding hepatocyte nuclear factor 4-beta-like translates to MKLCQSLMDMEMPDYAESLDSSYTMLEFENLRVLPTSSSEPIVSEPSNTSLLGNGISSLCAICGDRATGKHYGASSCDGCKGFFRRSVRKNHVYSCRFSRQCVIDKDKRNQCRYCRLKKCFRAGMKKEAVQNERDRISIRRSSYEDNGALSITVLTQAEAMAQQYSALRPVHSADIVMKKVATINDVCESMKQQLLVLVEWAKHIPAFCELPLDDQVALLRAHAGEHLLLGVAKRSIPYTDFLLLGNDFIIPMQCPELEIARVATRILDELVKPLREIHIDNNEYACLKAIVFFDPDCKNLSEPGKVKNMRFQVQVNLEDYINDRQYDSRGRFSDILLLLPPLQSITWQMIEQVQFVKLFGVARIDSLLQEMLLGGTTMDTPQYQSVPSSLNTEPLSGHIVLPSNIGSVIHTVSVYSPETSLPSPSTSTGSEDYKLGPTPGSDVPTTLLPPAIIPKQEIL, encoded by the exons ATGAAACTTTGTCAATCCCTAATGGACATGGAGATGCCAGATTATGCTGAGTCTCTAGACTCTTCGTATACCATgttggagtttgagaacctgaGAGTGCTGCCCACGAGTTCATCAG AACCCATAGTCTCAGAGCCTAGCAACACCAGCTTGCTTGGGAATGGGATCAGTTCATTGTGTGCTATCTGTGGGGACCGCGCTACTGGGAAGCATTATGGGGCTTCCAGCTGTGATGGCTGCAAAGGATTCTTCAGAAGGAGTGTCCGTAAGAATCATGTCTATTCTTGCAG aTTCAGCAGACAGTGTGTGATAGACAAAGACAAGAGGAATCAGTGTAGATACTGCAGGCTGAAGAAATGTTTCCGGGCCGGAATGAAGAAAGAAG CCGTGCAGAATGAGCGTGACAGGATCAGCATCCGCCGGAGCAGCTACGAAGACAATGGCGCCCTCTCCATCACTGTCTTGACCCAAGCAGAGGCCATGGCACAGCAG TACTCAGCTCTCCGCCCTGTGCATAGCGCGGATATAGTTATGAAGAAGGTTGCAACGATCAATGACGTCTGTGAGTCAATGAAGCAGCAACTGCTGGTCCTTGTTGAGTGGGCAAAACACATCCCAGCATTCTGTGAGCTTCCACTGGACGACCAG GTTGCCTTGTTAAGAGCCCATGCTGGAGAACACTTGCTCTTGGGAGTCGCCAAGCGGTCTATACCATATACAGACTTTCTGTTATTAG GAAATGATTTTATAATTCCAATGCAGTGTCCAGAGCTTGAAATAGCACGGGTGGCCACCAGGATCTTAGATGAGCTGGTGAAGCCCTTGAGGGAAATTCACATCGACAACAATGAATATGCTTGCCTCAAAGCCATTGTGTTCTTTGACCCAG atTGCAAAAACCTGAGTGAGCCTGGAAAAGTGAAGAACATGCGTTTCCAAGTGCAGGTGAACCTGGAAGATTACATCAACGACAGGCAGTACGACTCCCGGGGCAGATTCAGTGACATCcttctgctcctgcctcctctccagagCATCACTTGGCAAATGATTGAGCAGGTCCAGTTTGTCAAGCTCTTTGGAGTGGCAAGGATTGACAGCTTGCTGCAAGAGATGCTTCTGGGAG GTACGACCATGGACACACCACAGTACCAATCGGTGCCTTCCAGCCTCAACACGGAACCCCTTTCGGGGCACATAGTGCTTCCCAGCAACATCGGTTCTGTCATTCACACGGTTTCAGTCT ATTCACCTGAGACATCTCTTCCATCTCCTTCCACAAGTACAGGAAGTGAAGATTACAAACTAGGCCCAACCCCTGGGTCTGATGTCCCTACAACTCTTTTGCCACCAGCTATCATACCCAAACAGGAGATTCTATAA
- the ZDHHC7 gene encoding palmitoyltransferase ZDHHC7, which translates to MQSSGHRFRDVEHHPLLAENDNYDSSSSSSEADMADRVWFIRDGCGMVCAVMTWLLVVYADFVVTFVMLLPSKDFWYSLINGILFNCLAVLALSSHLRTMLTDPGAVPKGNATKEYMESLQLKPGEVIYKCPKCCSIKPERAHHCSICKRCIRKMDHHCPWVNNCVGERNQRFFVLFTMYIALISAHALILCGFQFFSCVRGQWIECSDFSPPVTVILLIFLCLEGFLFLTFTAVMFGTQIHSICNDETEIERLKSEKPTWERRLRWEGMKSVFGGQPSLLWINPFAGFRIRRLMLRAKKGGPEFSV; encoded by the exons ATGCAGTCATCTGGGCACAGGTTCCGCGATGTCGAACATCACCCTCTGCTTGCCGAAAATGACAACTATGATTCTTCATCGTCCTCGTCGGAGGCCGACATGGCCGACAGGGTTTGGTTCATCCGTGATGGCTGCGGGATGGTCTGTGCAGTGATGACTTGGCTGCTTGTGGTGTATGCGGATTTTGTGGTGACGTttgtcatgctgctgccttccaaagACTTTTGGTACTCGCTCATCAATGGAATTCTCTTCAACTGCTTGGCAGTGCTTGCGTTGTCCTCTCACCTGAGAACGATGTTGACCGATCCT GGGGCTGTTCCCAAAGGAAACGCCACAAAAGAGTACATGGAGAGTTTGCAGCTCAAGCCTGGCGAAGTGATCTACAAGTGTCCCAAGTGCTGCAGCATCAAGCCAGAACGTGCCCACCATTGCAG TATTTGCAAGCGATGTATTCGGAAGATGGATCATCACTGTCCATGGGTTAATAACTGCGTGGGGGAAAGAAACCAGAGGTTTTTTGTGCTGTTTACG ATGTACATAGCTCTGATTTCAGCTCATGCTCTCATCCTGTGCGGGTTTCAGTTCTTCTCTTGTGTCAGAGGACAGTGGATTG AATGCAGTGATTTCTCTCCACCTGTGACAGTGATTCTGCTGATCTTCCTGTGCCTTGAGGGCTTTCTGTTCCTTACATTTACTGCAGTCATGTTCGGCACCCAGATCCACTCCATATGCAACGATGAAACG GAGATTGAAAGACTGAAGAGTGAGAAACCCACATGGGAACGGAGGCTACGCTGGGAAGGCATGAAATCTGTCTTTGGAGGTCAGCCGTCCCTCCTATGGATAAATCCTTTTGCTGGATTTCGAATCAGACGCCTGATGCTGAGGGCCAAGAAAGGAGGTCCTGAATTTTCTGTTTGA